A stretch of Miscanthus floridulus cultivar M001 chromosome 13, ASM1932011v1, whole genome shotgun sequence DNA encodes these proteins:
- the LOC136499730 gene encoding uncharacterized protein, which translates to MDEQFTRFVEMIKKIHVSVPLMDVLHVPSYAKYIKNTINNKRPLHTWRSFKLTEECSAAILDFPEKKNDPRCPTISCSIGIQYFDSFLCDLGASVSVMPKAIFDKLILTQLTPTPMMLQLADSTVRYPVGIDEDISGKIQDCYIPIHFMVLDMEVAKELTLILWWSFLSTAGAKLMLEQGKSASISKEMKKNHL; encoded by the coding sequence ATGGACGAGCAATTCACTCGTTTTGTTGAGATGATCAAGAAGATACATGTAAGCGTCCCCCTAATGGACGTTTTGCATGTACCTTCCTATGCCAAGTACATCAAGaacaccatcaacaacaagcgacCACTACATACATGGAGGTCATTCAAGCTGACAGAAGAGTGTAGTGCTGCTATACTCGACTTTCCTGAAAAGAAAAATGATCCTAGGTGCCCCACAATCTCATGTTCCATCGGGATCCAGTACTTCGACTCTTTCTTGTGTGACCTTGGGGCTAGCGTAAGCGTTATGCCCAAGGCCATCTTCGACAAGCTAATCCTCACGCAATTGACGCCAACACCAATGATGCTTCAACTAGCTGATTCGACGGTCCGCTACCCGGTAGGGATAGACGAAGATATTTCGGGGAAAATCCAAGATTGCTACATCCCTATCCACTTCATGGTGCTCGACATGGAGGTCGCAAAAGAATTGACCCTCATTCTTTGGTGGTCATTCTTGAGCACTGCAGGAGCCAAATTGATGTTGGAGCAGGGGAAATCCGCTTCAATATCCAAGGAAATGAAGAAAAATCACCTTTAG